One window of the Anolis sagrei isolate rAnoSag1 chromosome 5, rAnoSag1.mat, whole genome shotgun sequence genome contains the following:
- the LOC137097147 gene encoding integrase/recombinase xerD homolog, translating to MESVAPATQKAYRAAMAKFNKFRLEVGYGSRWPVSEEEVLHFFIHQRRNSVTAHSMRLQLAGIAFYSKAARYGDPCQAFRIRKLLKSWRKHAPRQQDTRCPLSHKTLSQIVQALKRLSFTTAFFGALRLGEVVANSKSDASNRALQLRDITVQDNALALRIRKSKTDQKGKGVSLFIRGLEPGHLCPVRSLSRFLLTRGSTPGLLFTHRDGSPLTRYQFMAVFRGALQHLGLPWTEFGGHSFRIGAATTAAAGGVPVDIIKSMGRWKSSAYASYIRPGLLLEGTRSAGCSFSSTNRTAMVRKEVRNDVRNRHGTTAVKRRHTRTQTEDMVRGKRHA from the exons ATGGAATCCGTCGCGCCGGCGACGCAGAAGGCATACCGGGCAGCTATGGCAAAGTTCAACAAGTTCAGGCTGGAAGTTGGATACGGCAGCAGGTGGCCAGTTTCTGAAGAGGAGGTTCTGCACTTCTTCATCCACCAAAGGAGAAACAGCGTGACTGCACATTCCATGCGTCTCCAGTTAGCGGGGATCGCCTTCTACAGCAAAGCAGCCAGGTACGGCGATCCATGCCAAGCTTTCAGAATCCGGAAGCTCCTCAAGAGTTGGAGGAAGCACGCGCCCAGGCAACAGGACACCAGGTGCCCCTTATCGCACAAGACCCTCAGCCAGATCGTCCAGGCACTCAAAAGGCTCT CCTTCACGACTGCTTTCTTTGGGGCCCTTCGCCTGGGGGAGGTGGTGGCCAATTCTAAATCTGATGCCTCTAACAGGGCCCTGCAGCTCAGGGACATCACAGTACAGGACAATGCCCTGGCCCTCAGGATCcgcaagtctaaaactgaccaaAAGGGAAAAGGGGTTTCACTGTTCATCCGGGGTTTGGAACCAGGGCATTTGTGCCCCGTGCGGTCCCTTTCTAGGTTCCTGCTCACGAGAGGCTCGACCCCTGGCCTCCTTTTCACCCACCGGGATGGCAGCCCTCTCACACGTTACCAGTTCATGGCAGTTTTCCGGGGAGCCCTCCAGCATTTGGGCCTTCCTTGGACGGAATTTGGTGGGCACTCCTTTAGGATAGGAGCGGCCACCACAGCCGCTGCGGGTGGTGTCCCAGTTGACATTATAAAATCCATGGGGCGCTGGAAATCCTCAGCTTATGCATCCTATATCAGGCCGGGCCTTCTCCTCGAAGGAACCCGATCTGCTGGCTGTTCTTTTTCTTCCACCAACAGGACGGCCATGGtcaggaaggaagtaaggaacgATGTCCGGAACAGGCATGGAACAACGGCAGTCAAGCGTCGGCATACAAGGACGCAGACTGAGGACATGGTCCGGGGAAAGAGGCATGCATAA